From the Penicillium oxalicum strain HP7-1 chromosome V, whole genome shotgun sequence genome, one window contains:
- a CDS encoding cAMP-dependent protein kinase type 2: MPSLGGLLKKRRTKDSQTLASEIPGAADAHSNHASHPQPSHDSSEGASMQSAGSAQASPHHSTNAASINNIINNPAHATNASQPQGQGQPQSQSQTPTQAQSQVQSQSQQQQQQHQAGQQRPERTTKGKYSQEDFLLQRTLGTGSFGRVHLVQSKHNHRFYAMKVLKKAQVVKMKQIEHTNDERRMLNRVRHPFLVTLWGTWQDSRNLYMVMDFVEGGELFSLLRKSQRFPNPVAKFYAAEVTLALEYLHAHQIIYRDLKPENLLLDRHGHLKITDFGFAKEVPDITWTLCGTPDYLAPEVVSSKGYNKSVDWWSLGILIFEMLCGFTPFWDSGSPVKIYENILRGKVKYPPYLHDDAVDLLSQLITADLTKRLGNLHGGPADVKNHAWFAEVTWDRLARKDIDAPYIPPIRGGQGDASQYDKYPEETEHYGATGEDAYGHLFPDF; encoded by the exons ACGCGCATTCGAACCACGCCTCCCATCCTCAGCCCTCTCACGATTCTTCCGAAGGCGCCTCCATGCAATCCGCCGGGAGCGCACAGGCGTCTCCCCACCACTCCACCAATGCGGCGAGCATTAACAATATTATAAACAATCCCGCACATGCCACCAATGCCAGTCAACCGCAGGGCCAGGGCCAGCCCCAATCGCAATCGCAGACTCCGACCCAGGCCCAGTCGCAGGTCCAGTCGCAgtcgcagcagcagcagcagcagcaccaAGCCGGTCAACAGAGACCGGAGCGCACCACCAAGGGCAAGTACTCCCAAGAGGACTTCCTGCTCCAGCGTACACTGGGGACGGGTAGCTTTGGTCGAGTGCATCTGGTGCAGTCGAAACACAACCATCGCTTCTATGCGATGAAGGTGCTCAAAAAGGCCCAGGTGGTCAAAATGAAGCAGATTGAGCACACCAACGACGAGCGCCGCATGCTCAACCGCGTGCGACATCCATTCCTCGTCACCCTGTGGGGGACCTGGCAAGATTCCCGAAATCTCTACATGGTGATGGACTTTGTCGAGGGTGGGGAGCTCTTTAGCTTGCTTCGCAAGTCACAG CGGTTCCCCAATCCCGTGGCCAAGTTTTATGCCGCCGAAGTCACGCTGGCCTTGGAGTATCTGCACGCTCATCAGATTATCTACCGTGATCTCAAACCGGAGAATCTGTTGCTGGACCGCCATGGTCATCTGAAGATTACCGATTTCGGGTTCGCCAAGGAAGTGCCCGACATTACGTGGACGCTGTGCGGAACACCAGACTACCTGGCGCCCGAGGTGGTCTCCTCCAAGGGATATAATAAGTCTGTGGACTG GTGGTCACTGGGAATTCTGATCTTTGAAATGCTGTGTGGATTCACTCCCTTCTGGGACAGCGGATCCCCTGTCAAGATCTACGAAAACATTCTGCGCGGCAAAGTCAAGTACCCGCCCTATCTGCACGACGACGCCGTGGATCTGTTGTCGCAGCTGATCACGGCTGATCTGACCAAGCGTCTGGGAAACTTGCACGGTGGCCCAGCCGACGTGAAGAACCACGCATGGTTCGCAGAGGTCACCTGGGACCGGCTGGCGCGCAAGGACATTGACGCTCCTTATATTCCGCCCATTCGAGGCGGACAGGGTGATGCCAGTCAATATGACAAGTATCCCGAAGAGACGGAACACTATGGTGCGACTGGGGAAGATGC ATACGGTCACCTGTTCCCCGACTTCTAA
- a CDS encoding Mitochondrial import inner membrane translocase subunit tim13: protein MSFLGGGSSSKSNEDIKTALLQQIQQEQAMNNARALIGKINENCFDACVPAPGASLSSKENACLSSCMDKYINMWNAVSRSYMHRMNEERKKMGGDVGSLTM from the exons ATGTCTTTCCTCGGTGGTGGATCCTCCTCCAAGTCCAATGAGGACATCAAGACTGCTCTGCTGCAGCAAATTCAACAAGAGCAGGCGATGAACAACGCCCGCGCTCTCATCGGC AAAATCAACGAAAACTGTTTCGATGCCTGTGTCCCTGCCCCCGGGGCCTCGCTCTCGTCCAAGGAGAATGCGTGCTTGTCCAGCTGCATGGACAAGTATATCAACATGTGGAATGCCGTCAGCCGAAGCTATATGCACCGCATGAacgaggagaggaagaagatgggtggGGATGTCGGCAGTCTGACCATGTAA
- a CDS encoding L-type lectin-like domain-containing protein: MHFPIVSSLLCLAGLAAVPVSGYGGNDPDIKAIPLRTHSLTPPYLDSDFQSRWFDFGGDTVIRADKYIRLTADRPSQQGWIFSRVPLTATNWEIEVAFEVHGNGNLHGDGFAMWLTKQRATQGPVFGSTDRFEGLGIFVDTYKNNRPGVSFPYVMAMMGDGATTYDQAHDGKANELAGCSARGLRNAPVPTKLRLTYFQDKSLTLDLQYKSEDSWTNCFTLNAEETKIAIPSVAYLGLSAETGELSDNHDIISVKSENLYALNRHTGSTKSDTKSRNPSNNNNNNYAPHKESGSWSWFLFKFVLLIGVCVGGYFGWTIYRTKVRASRF, translated from the exons ATGCATTTCCCAATTGTTTCATCGCTGTTGTGTCTGGCCGGGTTGGCGGCTGTGCCCGTCAGCGGCTATGGCGGTAATGATCCCGACATCAAAGCTATTCCG CTCCGAACTCACAGTCTCACGCCG CCCTACCTTGATTCGGATTTCCAAAGCCGCTGGTTCGACTTCGGAGGTGATACTGTGATCCGAGCTGATAA ATATATTCGCCTGACCGCGGATCGCCCCTCTCAACAAGGCTggatcttttctcgggtgcCTCTGACGGCGACCAACTGGGAG ATTGAAGTTGCATTCGAGGTTCACGGCAACGGCAACCTTCACGGTGATGGCTTCGCCATGTGGCTGACCAAGCAGCGTGCCACGCAAGGTCCCGTCTTTGGCTCAACGGATCGCTTCGAGGGTCTCGGCATCTTCGTTGACACTTACAAGAACAACCGCCCCGGCGTGTCCTTCCCGTATGTCATGGCCATGATGGGCGACGGCGCAACCACTTACGATCAGGCTCACGATGGCAAGGCCAATGAACTGGCTGGCTGCTCCGCTCGAGGCCTCCGCAACGCTCCCGTTCCCACCAAGCTCCGCCTGACCTACTTCCAGGATAAGTCCCTGACTTTGGACCTGCAGTACAAGTCTGAGGACTCTTGGACCAACTGCTTTACCTTGAACGCCGAGGAAACCAAGATTGCTATTCCCTCTGTTGCCTATCTTGGTCTTTCCGCCGAGACGGGTGAGCTCAGCGATAACCACGACATCATTTCCGTCAAGTCGGAGAATCTGTACGCACTGAACCGCCACACCGGAAGCACCAAGTCCGACACCAAGTCCCGCAACCCCAGCAACAACAATAACAACAACTACGCACCCCACAAGGAGTCCGGCAGCTGGTCATGGTTCCTCTTCAAGTTCGTCCTGTTGATTGGAGTTTGCGTGGGTGGCTACTTTGGCTGGACGATCTACCGGACAAAGGTTCGGGCTTCTCGGTTCTAG
- a CDS encoding Polygalacturonase, translating to MVLSLKLCLAGLASAAAVQAIPNTIPELDIISTSSLEERASSCTFSGANGAAAAIKAKTTCSTIVLSSVAVPAGTTLDLTGLKQGTTVIFEGTTTFGYKEWEGPLVSVSGTDITVKGASGSVLNGDGARWWDTKGSNGGKKKPKFFSAHKLINSKIQSLTIKNSPVQVFSINGAQALHLDSIVIDNADGDSKGGHNTDAFDVGSSTGVYITNPIVHNQDDCLAINSGTDISFTGAQCVGGHGISIGSVGGRSDNTVSKVTIQGCTIKDSDNGVRIKTVYGATGSVKDVVYQDITLSNISKYGVVIEQDYENGSPTGKPTGGVPITGLTLNNVKGSVASKGTNIYVLCASGACSGWKWSGVNVTGGKTSTKCLNVPGSAKC from the exons ATGGTTCTCAGTCTCAAACTCTGCCTTGCCGGCCTGGCCAGCGCCGCCGCTGTCCAAGCCATTCCCAACACCATTCCGGAGTTGGATATCATTTCTACCTCTTCTCTGGAGGAGCGGGCCTCGTCCTGCACCTTCTCCGGGGCCAACGGTGCCGCCGcggccatcaaggccaagaccACTTGCTCGACCATTGTCCTGTCGTCGGTGGCCGTTCCCGCCGGAACAACCCTTGACCTGACTGGTCTGAAACAGGGCACCACG GTCATCTTCGAGGGTACTACCACTTTTGGCTACAAGGAGTGGGAGGGTCCCCTGGTCTCGGTTTCTGGAACTGATATCACCGTCAAGGGTGCCTCTGGCTCCGTGCTCAACGGAGATGGTGCTCGCTGGTGGGACACCAAGGGATCCAACGGTGGCAAGAAGAAGCCCAAGTTCTTCTCTGCCCACAAGTTGATCAACTCCAAGATTCAGAGCCTTACCATCAAGAACTCGCCCGTGCAGGTCTTCAGCATCAACGGCGCGCAGGCATTGCACCTCGACAGCATCGTCATCGACAATGCGGATGGTGACTCCAAGGGTGGCCACAACACCGACGCCTTTGATGTCGGTTCCAGCACTGGTGTCTACATCACCAACCCTATTGTTCACAACCAGGACGACTGCCTGGCGATCAACTCGGGCACT GATATCTCCTTCACTGGAGCTCAGTGTGTTGGTGGCCATGGTATCTCCATTGGCTCTGTCGGCGGCCGCTCCGACAACACCGTGTCCAAGGTCACTATTCAGGGGTGCACCATCAAGGACTCGGACAACG GTGTTCGCATCAAGACTGTCTACGGCGCCACTGGCTCGGTCAAGGACGTCGTCTACCAGGACATCACTCTTTCCAACATCAGCAAGTACGGCGTTGTCATCGAGCAGGACTACGAGAACGGCAGCCCTACTGGCAAGCCCACTGGCGGTGTTCCCATCACCGGCCTTACCCTGAACAACGTGAAGGGATCTGTCGCCAGCAAGGGTACCAACATCTACGTTCTCTGTGCTTCGGGTGCTTGTTCTGGCTGGAAGTGGAGTGGTGTCAACGTGACTGGTGGTAAGACCAGCACCAAGTGCCTTAATGTTCCCGGTAGTGCCAAGTGCTAG
- a CDS encoding Replication factor C subunit 1, which produces MPSDIRSFFGGKPASTPGAVAKTTKEDPQSARKRRSRKVVDESDEDEDVAPAKKITTGQKLKTQAKSEEPKGEPTTSSDYFASSKKRGRPAKSSTEVGTDDVPAKAMKTPPRKSARKTTKVVEDEDLGADDIFAGEYGKKKDDDYVAADSDDDDDDFEVLEVKPATASVRRTRAKRSILDDEEENEDEDIVMEDLPKAAPKSARTTRKRKSEALVDQDEEDNNLETKKKPAARAKQPASPAAKKSKPLPKKKDAESENPEIQKIFDSIPTVKPPSPPPESAEPKKWQYGAQRSRTPPTAGTKDIPVGAENCLAGLSFVFTGILETLGREEGQELVKKYGGKVTTAPSSKTSYVVLGGDAGPKKLQTIAKFNLKTINEDGLFELIRKLPANGGSGQAAEKFAAKQKAEEDKVKKMAAEIDAEEKRQEAEKAKAQSKVQPNGSVAPASQSLPVDDQLWTTKYAPTSIGMICGNKTAVEKLQSWLRNWHQSARSNFKKAGKDGSGVYRAVMIHGPPGIGKTTAAHLVAKLEGYDIVETNASDTRSKKLVENGTLGVLDTTSLQGYFAGEGKKVQSEKRNLVLIMDEVDGMSAGDRGGVGAVAAIVKKTNIPIILICNERRLPKMKPFDHVTFDIPFRRPTPDQIRARLSTICFREKMKIPQPVLEALIEGSHADIRQIINMLSAVKVDQSLLDEGSTIDFDKGKQMAKSWEKHIILKPWDITSKILSAQMFAASSNSTLNDKTELYFNDHEFSYLMLQENYLRTKPSLSARFEDPKEKNLKELELFDKAASSISDGDLVDRMIHGTQQQWSLMPTHAMFSFVRPASFTYGNMRERPQFTTWLGQNSKQGKLTRFVKEIQGHMRLRTSGNRDEIRQQYMPLIWDKSVKRLQDEGKESVDEVIDFMDAYFLTRDDFDAMIELGLGPMDQSNVKLDTQTKATFTRLYNSRSHPLPFMKASNVVAPKKESKEKPDVEDVVEESDEEEVVEEVKDEEDEDLDLKKDKYVSVPKKKAASAKGKKGKKAATAEADDFIDDSEEKPKKGRKTKAKAKA; this is translated from the exons ATGCCATCTGATATACGAAGCTTCTTTGGTGGCAAACCTGCTTCAACCCCAGGAGCCGTTGCAAAGACCACAAAAGAG GACCCACAATCTGCCCGGAAACGAC GCAGCAGGAAGGTTGTGGATGAGAgtgatgaagacgaagatgttgcgccagcaaaaaaaataacGACGGGTCAGAAATTGAAAACTCAAGC AAAGAGCGAAGAGCCAAAAGGCGAGCCTACAACGAGCTCGGATTATTTCGCTTCTTCGAAAAAGCGTGGCCGCCCAGCGAAGTCTTCCACTGAGGTCGGAACCGACGATGTCCCCGCGAAAGCCATGAAGACTCCCCCACGCAAGTCTGCAAGAAAGACGACCAAGGTCgtcgaagatgaagatctcgGCGCGGACGACATATTCGCCGGAGAATacggcaaaaagaaagacgatgACTATGTAGCGGCAGAcagcgacgacgacgacgacgatttCGAAGTACTGGAAGTGAAACCAGCTACTGCGTCTGTGAGAAGAACACGGGCTAAGAGATCGATCTtggacgatgaagaggaaaacgaggacgaggatatTGTCATGGAAGACCTTCCAAAGGCTGCACCTAAATCTGCGAGGACAACACGGAAACGCAAGTCAGAAGCGCTCGTTGatcaagacgaagaagacaaCAATCTCGAaacgaagaagaaaccaGCAGCGCGGGCGAAACAACCTGCTTCACCAGCCGCGAAAAAGTCAAAGCCGTTACCGAAGAAAAAAGACGCGGAGTCAGAGAATCCCGAGATCCAAAAGATTTTCGACAGCATCCCGACTGTCAAGCCTCCATCGCCACCTCCAGAGAGTGCAGAACCCAAAAAATGGCAATATGGTGCGCAGCGTTCACGCACTCCTCCGACTGCCGGTACAAAGGACATTCCCGTGGGCGCCGAAAACTGCCTAGCTGGCCTTTCCTTTGTGTTTACAGGAATTCTCGAAACCttggggagggaagaaggccaagagcTGGTGAAAAAATACGGCGGCAAAGTCACAACTGCGCCAAGCTCGAAAACCAGTTATGTTGTCCTTGGAGGTGACGCTGGTCCCAAAAAGCTACAAACAATTGCGAAGTTCAATCTCAAAACCATCAACGAGGATGGCCTTTTTGAGTTAATTCGTAAATTGCCCGCTAATGGCGGGTCAGGACAAGCCGCCGAGAAGTTCGCTGCAAAGCAAAAAGCCGAAGAGGATAAAGTCAAGAAGATGGCTGCTGAAATTGATGCTGAAGAAAAGCGCCAGGAAGCTGAAAAGGCAAAGGCACAATCAAAGGTGCAGCCCAACGGGTCGGTTGCCCCCGCATCTCAAAGTCTACCTGTGGATGATCAGTTGTGGACGACCAAGTATGCGCCTACCTCGATCGGTATGATCTGCGGCAACAAAACTGCCGTTGAAAAACTCCAAAGCTGGCTGCGGAATTGGCATCAAAGTGCGAGGTCGAATTTCAAGAAGGCGGGAAAGGACGGCTCGGGTGTCTATCGTGCTGTGATGATCCACGGCCCCCCCGGAATCGGCAAGACGACGGCCGCCCATCTGGTCGCCAAGCTTGAGGGGTATGACATCGTCGAGACAAATGCAAGTGACACTCGGAGTAAGAAGCTTGTCGAAAATGGCACACTGGGTGTGCTCGATACAACATCGCTGCAAGGATACTTTgcgggggagggaaaaaaggtTCAAAGCGAGAAGCGCAATTTGGTCCTCATTATGGATGAAGTCGATGGTATGTCAGCGGGCGATAGAGGAGGTGTTGGTGCTGTCGCAGCCATCGTCAAAAAGACGAACATTCCAATCATTCTCATTTGCAATGAGCGGCGATTGCCCAAAATGAAGCCCTTCGATCATGTCACTTTTGATATCCCATTCAGACGTCCAACTCCTGATCAAATCCGTGCACGGCTTTCCACGATCTGCTTccgagagaaaatgaagatcCCTCAACCTGTGCTGGAAGCTTTGATTGAGGGCTCGCACGCAGACATTCGGCAGATTATCAACATGCTCTCCGCGGTCAAAGTGGACCAATCTCTTTTGGACGAGGGCTCCACGATCGATTTTGACAAGGGCAAGCAAATGGCTAAGTCATGGGAAAAGCATATCATCCTTAAGCCTTGGGACATTACCAGCAAGATCCTCAGTGCACAAATGTTTGCAGCAAGCTCAAATTCGACGTTGAACGACAAAACTGAGCTGTACTTCAACGACCATGAGTTCAGCTATCTAATGCTACAAGAGAACTATCTGCGCACGAAACCTTCACTTTCCGCCAGATTTGAAGACCCGAAGGAGAAAAACCTCAAGGAACTTGAGTTGTTCGACAAGGCGGCCTCTAGTATTAGCGATGGAGATCTTGTGGATCGTATGATTCATGGCACACAACAGCAATGGAGCCTGATGCCGACTCACGCAATGTTTAGCTTTGTCCGTCCAGCAAGTTTCACATACGGCAACATGCGAGAACGCCCACAATTCACCACTTGGCTTGGCCAAAACAGCAAGCAAG GCAAATTGACACGCTTTGTTAAAGAGATTCAGGGCCATATGCGCCTTCGGACTTCGGGCAACAGGGATGAGATTCGACAGCAGTACATGCCATTGATTTGGGACAAGTCGGTCAAGCGCCTCCAGgacgaaggaaaagagagtgTGGACGAGGTCATTGATTTCATGGATGCATATTTCCTCACCCGTGATGATTTCGACGCAATGATCGAACTTGGACTTGGTCCCATGGACCAATCCAATGTGAAGCTAGACACGCAGACCAAGGCAACTTTCACGCGACTTTACAATTCACGATCTCATCCGCTGCCATTTATGAAGGCGAGCAATGTCGTTGCGCCAAAGAAAGAATCGAAGGAGAAACCGGACGTGGAGGATGTTGTCGAGGAatccgacgaggaagaagtggTTGAAGAGgtcaaggatgaggaagatgaggatcTGGATTTGAAAAAGGACAAATACGTCAGTgtgccaaagaagaaggccgcatcggcgaaaggaaagaagggtAAGAAAGCGGCGACTGCAGAAGCGGACGATTTCATCGACGACAGTGAAGAAAAGCCCAAGAAGGGccgcaagaccaaggctAAGGCTAAGGCTTGA
- a CDS encoding 54S ribosomal protein L16 has protein sequence MRAHTLLSSRSLLAYTRPTCLSASIASLSLTRCFSTTSPALDWLTPKFAEKSKSPKGRPHVATGGSTRGTTVVWGDFGLRMKDHDRRMPASALKIAEETIKRRLRGMNYKLYKRVSANIGVYTKGNEQRMGKGKGKFDYWTVRLPVSRVVFELKGDLHEKVAREAFRLAGHKLPGLWEFVKKDDPPVVGITKLGNGVTLETLKRARRNPPLGTGDLVNPPKSTSSSPDAPQ, from the exons ATGAGAGCCCACACCTTGCTGTCATCGCGGTCTTTACTGGCCTACACTCGGCCTACCT GTCTGTCGGCTTCAATTGCTTCTCTTTCACTCACAAGATGCTTCTCGACGACATCGCCAGCGCTTGACTGGCTCACTCCCAAATTTGCCGAAAAGTCCAAGTCCCCCAAAGGCCGGCCACATGTCGCCACAGGAGGATCAACCCGAGGAACGACGGTGGTATGGGGAGACTTTGGCCTTCGTATGAAGGATCATGACCGCCGAATGCCAGCCTCAGCTCTCAAGATTGCAGAGGAAACGATTAAGAGGCGGCTTCGAGGTATGAATTACAAGCTGTACAAGCGTGTTAGCGCCAACATTGGTGTCTACACCAAGGGCAATGAACAACGTATGGGTAAGGGTAAGGGTAAATTCGACTACTGGACGGTCCGTCTACCCGTCAGTCGGGTTGTCTTTGAGTTGAAGGGAGATTTGCACGAAAAGGTTGCCCGAGAGGCCTTCAGATTGGCTGGTCACAAGTTGCCAG GTCTTTGGGAGTTTGTGAAGAAGGATGATCCGCCCGTCGTTGGAATTACGAAGCTCGGTAACGGCGTCACGCTCGAAACGCTGAAGCGAGCCCGCCGGAACCCGCCTCTTGGCACTGGTGACCTCGTGAACCCTCCCAAGTCCACATCCTCTAGCCCCGACGCTCCTCAATAA
- a CDS encoding Replication factor C subunit 5 yields the protein MALLVDKLRPRTLDALTYHPELSDRLRSLAQSGDFPHLLVYGPSGAGKKTRIIATLKELYGPGVEKIKIDARVFQTTSNRKLEFNIVSSVYHLEITPADVGNYDRVVVQELLKEVAQTQQVDLSAKQRFKIVVINEADHLTRDAQAALRRTMEKYSPNLRLILLANSTSNIIAPIRSRTLLVRVAAPSESDICSALRIAAKREGWTEAPGLNKRIAKESGRNLRRALLMFESIYAQNEKVTDSTLIPPPDWEALISVTADDIVRERSPAQLLQVRARLYDLLTHCIPPTTILKTLTFMLVAKVDDVLKPDVIKWSAFYEHRIKLGSKVIFHLEAFVAKFMRIYESWTMGMDFD from the exons ATGGCTCTTCTCGTCGACAAGCTGCGTCCACGGACGCTTGATGCGCTCACATATCATCCGGAACTATCAGACCGACTTCGATCATTG GCCCAAAGCGGCGACTTTCCCCATCTCCTAGTCTATGGTCCTTCTGGTGCTGGGAAAAAGACGCGGATAATTGCGACTCTTAAGGAATTGTACGGTCCCGGCGtcgagaaaatcaaaatcgATGCGCGTGTCTTCCAGACAACCAGCAATCGCAAGCTCGAATTCAACATCGTATCCTCCGTCTACCACCTTGAAATCACCCCCGCCGATGTTGGGAACTATGATCGTGTTGTGGTCCAGGAATTACTGAAGGAAGTTGCCCAGACACAGCAGGTGGACTTGTCAGCGAAGCAACGCTTCAAGATTGTCGTTATCAATGAAGCAGACCACCTGACCCGCGATGCTCAAGCAGCCCTCCGACGCACGATGGAAAAATATAGTCCAAACTTGCGCTTGATACTTCTCGCAAACAGCACATCCAATATCATAGCACCTATCCGATCTCGTACGCTGCTAGTCAGGGTGGCAGCGCCAAGTGAAAGCGACATTTGTTCCGCACTTCGAATCGCCGCGAAAAGAGAAGGGTGGACTGAAGCTCCGGGCTTGAACAAAAGGATTGCGAAAGAGAGTGGACGCAATTTACGGCGGGCACTGCTCATGTTTGAGTCAATCTATGCGCAAAA CGAGAAAGTTACAGACAGCACATTGATCCCTCCACCAGACTGGGAGGCGCTCATCTCAGTAACGGCGGACGACATTGTACGGGAGCGAAGCCCCGCCCAGCTGTTGCAAGTACGCGCCCGGCTCTACGACCTTTTGACGCATTGTATCCCACCGACAACTATTCTGAAA ACTTTGACGTTTATGCTGGTCGCCAAGGTTGACGATGTGCTCAAGCCGGACGTCATCAAATGGTCTGCTTTTTACGAGCACCGGATCAAGCTCGGCAGT AAAGTCATCTTCCACCTCGAGGCCTTTGTTGCTAAATTCATGCGCATCTACGAAAG CTGGACAATGGGCATGGATTTCGACTAG
- a CDS encoding Cytochrome c oxidase assembly protein COX11, whose amino-acid sequence MDLTIFTLIRATDVLACAAWSIWSRKRKADNLWTKVESSIPGLADAGVFATSAAVVMWAWFYLPEKLPRTYERWIGEMAKVDVRLIEALRRARRGIFVYGKDTGQAPLLRSMCRDFGWPEQWGDPKKTTPIPCEMVHMGCGPNCELHALSRFARTFKVACATYIPLQLIFRLRRIRDPVVLRRAVSEGARSSAFLAVFVSLFYYAVCLARTRLGPRLFDRKSVTPQMWDSGLCVGAGCLLCGWSVLVEQPRKRQELALFVAPRAAATVLPRLYDKKHASAAPFNTPQSQHRNASTMYYTISVILGTVALAYGSVPLYKMICTQTGWGGQPILTHRTGDGDTASRVTPVTDSRRLRITFNGSVSDVLPWKFTPQQREVRVLPGETALAFYTATNKSPHDIIGIATYSVTPGQVAPYFSKIQCFCFEEQKLNAGESVDMPVFFYIDPDFATDPTMKGIDTITLSYTFFKAKYDDNGVLKPIAS is encoded by the exons ATGGACTTGACCATCTTCACTTTGATTCGGGCCACTGATGTCTTAGCATGCGCGGCTTGGAGCATTTGGTCTCGGAAGCGCAAAGCTGACAATCTCTGGACAAAAGTCGAGTCGTCAATTCCGGGGTTGGCTGATGCTGGAGTTTTTGCCACGAGTGCTGCAGTGGTTATGTGGGCCTGGTTCTATCTCCCCGAGAAACTTCCGAGAACGTATGAGAGATGGATTGGGGAGATGGCCAAGGTAGATGTGCGCTTGATCGAAGCGCTCCGTCGTGCGCGCCGAGGAATCTTTGTCTATGGAAAGGACACCGGGCAGGCTCCCCTCTTAAGGTCCATGTGTAGAGACTTTGGCTGGCCCGAACAATGGGGCGATCCAAAGAAAACCACACCAATCCCCTGCGAGATGGTACATATGGGCTGTGGTCCCAATTGTGAACTTCACGCTTTGTCCCGGTTCGCGAGAACCTTCAAGGTTGCTTGTGCAACCTACATCCCCCTACAACTTATTTTTCGGCTACGCCGGATAAGAGACCCAGTGGTGCTGCGCCGTGCAGTCTCTGAGGGCGCTCGATCTTCGGCATTCCTTGCAGTTTTTGTCAGTCTTTTTTACTACGCTGTGTGTCTGGCCCGGACGAGACTTGGACCCAGACTATTCGACAGGAAGTCAGTGACGCCGCAGATGTGGGACTCGGGCCTTTGCGTGGGCGCAGGATGCCTGCTGTGTGGATGGAGTGTGTTGGTTGAACAACCACGAAAGAGACAAGAGCTGGCTCTGTTCGTGGCACCAAGGGCTGCTGCTACGGTACTGCCACGGTTGTATGACAAAAAG CATGCTTCCGCGGCTCCCTTCAACACGCCGCAATCGCAGCATCGCAATGCCTCGACCAT GTACTACACGATTAGTGTTATCCTTGGCACTGTTGCACTTGCCTACGGTTCAGTGCCTCTGTACAAAATG ATCTGTACACAAACTGGATGGGGTGGCCAGCCAATTCTGACACATCGTACTGGCGACGGTGATACGGCTTCGCGCGTGACACCAGTAACCGACTCCCGACGCCTCCGCATTACGTTCAATGGATCCGTTTCAGACGTACTTCCATGGAAGTTCACGCCGCAACAGCGCGAAGTTCGAGTTTTGCCTGGAGAGACAGCTTTGGCCTTTTATACCGCGACCAACAAGAGCCCCCACGATATTATCGGAATTGCAACATACAGCGTGACACCAGGGCAGGTGGCTCCATATTTCAGCAAGATCCAATGCTTCTGTTTCGAAGAGCAGAAGTTGAATGCTGGTGAATCGGTAGATATGCCAGTGTTCTTTTATATCGACCCAGATTTCGCAACGGATCCGACCATGAAAGGTATCGACACAATAACGTTGTCATATACTTTCTTCA AAGCAAAGTATGATGACAATGGGGTTCTGAAGCCTATCgcttcttga